Proteins encoded in a region of the Flammeovirga yaeyamensis genome:
- a CDS encoding cysteine-rich CWC family protein, translated as MPSHEIKTCQRCKKDFECKVGNITQCQCYEVKMTYEETQRMRKEYDDCLCASCMLELQIQYRKEEVFSK; from the coding sequence ATGCCTTCACACGAAATCAAAACTTGCCAGCGTTGTAAAAAAGATTTTGAATGTAAAGTCGGGAACATCACTCAATGTCAATGCTACGAGGTAAAAATGACCTATGAGGAAACTCAGAGAATGAGAAAAGAATATGATGATTGCCTTTGTGCATCATGCATGTTGGAACTTCAAATCCAATACAGGAAAGAAGAAGTATTTAGTAAGTAA
- the truA gene encoding tRNA pseudouridine(38-40) synthase TruA: MRYFVEIAYLGTNYHGWQVQPNATTVQGELDFVLSKLLRQEINTIGSGRTDTGVHCAQQYAQFDHPDDLNGKNILHRINSFLPNDIAVKSLWEVKEDAHARFDATKRSYRYDICLEKSPFKQGLVWQYFRKPDFDKLQEAAKVLLEFEDFTAFSKMHADVNTHICDIMSTHWTKEGNNLSFHITANRFLRGMIRIIVGNMMEVGMGRMTVDYMRETLALKDRKRAAKHLAPGQGLFLSEVIYPEETFVREIRD, encoded by the coding sequence ATGAGATATTTTGTTGAAATCGCTTACCTAGGTACCAACTATCACGGATGGCAAGTACAACCAAATGCCACTACCGTACAAGGCGAGTTGGATTTTGTCCTCAGCAAATTATTACGTCAAGAAATAAATACTATTGGAAGCGGTCGTACAGATACCGGCGTTCACTGTGCACAACAATACGCTCAATTTGATCATCCCGATGATTTAAATGGCAAAAACATTCTTCACCGAATCAATTCATTTTTACCTAATGATATTGCCGTAAAAAGCCTTTGGGAGGTAAAAGAAGATGCACACGCACGATTTGATGCCACTAAAAGAAGTTACCGCTACGATATTTGTCTTGAAAAATCCCCTTTCAAACAAGGTCTCGTTTGGCAATACTTCAGAAAACCTGATTTTGATAAACTTCAAGAAGCTGCCAAAGTACTTTTAGAATTCGAAGATTTCACTGCCTTCTCTAAAATGCACGCCGATGTAAATACCCATATTTGCGATATCATGTCGACACATTGGACCAAAGAAGGAAATAACCTTTCTTTCCACATCACCGCTAACCGTTTCCTTCGAGGGATGATCCGTATTATCGTAGGCAACATGATGGAAGTGGGCATGGGTAGAATGACTGTGGACTACATGAGAGAAACACTCGCATTAAAAGATAGAAAAAGAGCCGCAAAACATCTGGCTCCAGGTCAGGGACTGTTTTTGTCTGAGGTGATTTATCCTGAAGAGACGTTCGTTAGGGAAATTAGGGATTAG
- a CDS encoding sulfite exporter TauE/SafE family protein, translated as MNELYLTALGLGFAGSFHCLGMCGPIALAIQGGQTSGPKLFLDRLLYNLGRAMTYGFLGAIAGLIGHGLSWLVGYQVYLTVFLAVMMIAFGIFAINPDKLLNMVPFLGGWFQWIRKQLGKFMRDAKWYNFFTIGVLNGFLPCGLVYMAMIAALSTGNAFEGMSYMIAFGMGTIPMMFGVAVAGQFLEAKVRSKVKKIYPVLFLAMGALLMMRAYNIHESSKELAEKPMEQVEMKCH; from the coding sequence ATGAACGAGTTATATTTAACGGCATTAGGACTAGGCTTTGCAGGCAGTTTCCACTGTTTAGGTATGTGCGGTCCTATTGCGTTAGCGATTCAAGGAGGTCAAACAAGCGGACCTAAACTTTTCTTAGACAGACTTCTTTACAATTTAGGTAGGGCAATGACCTATGGCTTCTTGGGAGCAATTGCGGGTCTTATTGGCCATGGTTTATCTTGGTTGGTAGGGTATCAGGTATATCTAACAGTATTTTTAGCTGTTATGATGATTGCCTTTGGAATTTTTGCCATCAATCCAGATAAGTTGCTAAACATGGTGCCTTTCTTGGGTGGTTGGTTCCAATGGATTAGAAAGCAGCTAGGTAAATTTATGAGGGACGCTAAATGGTATAACTTCTTTACCATAGGTGTATTGAATGGCTTTTTACCATGTGGGTTGGTGTACATGGCAATGATTGCTGCATTATCTACAGGAAATGCCTTTGAAGGAATGAGTTACATGATTGCATTCGGAATGGGTACAATTCCTATGATGTTTGGCGTGGCTGTAGCTGGTCAGTTCCTAGAAGCTAAGGTAAGGTCCAAAGTGAAGAAGATATATCCTGTTCTTTTTTTAGCGATGGGTGCATTGTTGATGATGCGTGCTTATAACATTCATGAATCTTCTAAAGAGTTGGCCGAAAAGCCAATGGAACAGGTAGAAATGAAGTGTCATTAA
- a CDS encoding DUF4349 domain-containing protein, with translation MRNLITTLSLLLIFSACHQKNSDGQILMDLGMMDLEMMDEDITIPTSISDNSSPLPQKDGVQKKIIKDGKIAIEVFDLEKTKSKIDVLVKNNNAYYEQEDLRNDEWTNSYELKIRIPGHQFETFLSQVEQGNGKITYKNIKARDVTDQFIDIETRLKNKRNYLKKYNDLLKKAQTVKEILEIEEKIRKLEEEIESQTGRLNYLSDLVAYSTLDLTLEKPGFTQYKTQQRDSFLNRIKYAFSNGWITFIDFIVYMFKLWPFFILLGFIIYGWRKYKAKKKKNS, from the coding sequence ATGAGAAATCTAATTACCACTCTATCCTTATTATTAATATTCTCAGCTTGTCATCAAAAAAACTCTGATGGACAAATATTAATGGATTTAGGAATGATGGATTTAGAAATGATGGATGAAGATATAACAATACCTACCTCTATTTCTGACAACTCATCACCTTTACCTCAAAAAGATGGAGTCCAAAAAAAGATCATTAAAGATGGTAAAATTGCAATTGAAGTTTTTGATTTAGAAAAGACAAAATCAAAAATTGATGTTCTTGTAAAAAATAATAATGCTTATTACGAGCAAGAAGATTTAAGAAATGACGAATGGACAAATTCATATGAGCTAAAAATTAGAATACCTGGTCATCAATTCGAAACGTTCTTAAGTCAGGTTGAGCAAGGAAATGGAAAAATCACCTATAAAAATATTAAAGCAAGAGATGTTACAGATCAATTTATTGACATTGAAACACGACTAAAGAATAAAAGAAATTACCTTAAGAAGTATAACGACTTACTTAAAAAGGCTCAAACAGTAAAAGAAATCTTAGAAATTGAAGAAAAAATCAGAAAGCTAGAAGAGGAAATTGAAAGCCAAACTGGTCGTTTAAATTACTTAAGTGATTTGGTTGCTTATAGTACTTTAGATCTCACTTTAGAAAAACCTGGTTTTACTCAATACAAAACACAACAAAGAGATAGTTTCTTGAATAGAATCAAATATGCTTTTTCAAATGGTTGGATTACTTTTATTGATTTTATTGTCTATATGTTTAAGCTTTGGCCATTTTTTATTCTATTAGGTTTTATCATTTATGGATGGAGAAAATATAAAGCCAAGAAAAAGAAAAACTCCTAA
- a CDS encoding 4Fe-4S dicluster domain-containing protein, with protein MRKDLHSQSPDSFRDSISTVDSQGKRIWLYPKKPSGRYYNARKWVAYILVAFFFVGPFLKINGQPFFMMNILERKFVIFGQLFVPQDFFIFVLIMISLVIFIVLFTVVYGRVWCGWTCPQTVFMEMIFRRIEYWIEGDANQKRKLDNGPWTREKYIKKISKHTIFIVFSLAIANMVLGYIVGGDELIHMVKNKPAENWPVFLAHIGFAGIFYFVFAKFREQACTQVCPYGRLQGVFLDKDSIVISYDHVRGEPRGKLKKQKRATSGCGGCGSQQEAVKPIVSRVKPKRPTPAPLPEIKKEEKPKEEEVRKMTLADVNASASEEQPQGDCIDCKLCVHVCPTGIDIRNGTQLECVNCTACIDACDEVMDKIDKPRGLIRFASANDIEKGKPFKFTTRIKAYTAVLTILVVAVVFALTTRNDIETTVLRAPGMLYQKADNGDIRNLYTLNIINKSNVDYNDLSVKLVEREGKITIAGGQMILKQEGKLDGAFFIEIPPSELDGRKNEIKLQIMNGDQIIDEVSTNFMGPAKKRN; from the coding sequence ATGAGAAAGGATTTACACTCCCAATCGCCGGATTCATTCAGAGACAGTATATCTACTGTAGATTCACAAGGTAAAAGGATTTGGCTTTACCCAAAGAAGCCAAGTGGGAGATATTATAATGCAAGAAAGTGGGTAGCCTACATTTTAGTAGCCTTCTTTTTTGTTGGACCTTTCCTTAAGATCAACGGACAGCCTTTCTTTATGATGAATATTCTAGAAAGAAAGTTTGTCATTTTCGGACAACTTTTTGTTCCTCAAGACTTCTTCATTTTTGTATTGATCATGATTTCCCTCGTCATATTTATCGTATTGTTTACGGTAGTTTATGGACGTGTATGGTGTGGATGGACCTGTCCTCAGACCGTTTTTATGGAAATGATCTTTAGAAGAATCGAATATTGGATTGAGGGAGATGCGAATCAGAAAAGAAAATTGGATAATGGCCCTTGGACAAGGGAGAAATACATTAAAAAGATTTCTAAGCATACCATTTTTATCGTTTTCTCTTTAGCCATAGCCAATATGGTTTTAGGTTATATCGTAGGAGGAGATGAACTGATTCATATGGTGAAAAATAAACCTGCTGAAAACTGGCCAGTCTTTTTGGCACATATTGGCTTTGCAGGGATCTTCTATTTCGTTTTTGCAAAATTCAGAGAACAAGCATGTACTCAAGTTTGTCCTTACGGACGTTTGCAAGGTGTATTTTTGGATAAAGATTCCATCGTAATTTCTTATGATCACGTTAGGGGTGAACCAAGAGGAAAACTTAAGAAACAGAAGAGAGCAACATCTGGATGTGGAGGTTGTGGATCTCAACAAGAAGCAGTAAAGCCGATTGTGAGTAGAGTAAAGCCAAAACGACCAACACCTGCACCACTTCCTGAGATTAAGAAGGAAGAAAAGCCAAAAGAAGAGGAAGTTAGAAAAATGACATTAGCAGATGTGAATGCCTCTGCTTCTGAAGAACAACCTCAAGGTGATTGTATCGATTGTAAACTTTGTGTACACGTTTGTCCTACCGGTATTGATATCAGAAATGGTACTCAATTGGAATGTGTAAACTGTACTGCTTGTATCGATGCTTGTGATGAAGTAATGGATAAGATTGATAAGCCAAGAGGACTTATCCGTTTTGCCTCAGCTAATGATATCGAAAAAGGAAAACCATTTAAGTTTACCACAAGAATAAAAGCTTATACAGCTGTATTAACCATATTGGTGGTGGCAGTAGTATTTGCTTTAACGACAAGAAACGATATAGAAACTACGGTTTTAAGAGCTCCAGGCATGTTGTATCAAAAAGCCGATAATGGTGATATTAGAAATTTATATACTTTAAATATCATCAATAAAAGCAATGTAGATTATAACGACTTATCGGTGAAGTTGGTTGAGCGAGAAGGTAAAATCACTATTGCAGGTGGTCAAATGATATTGAAACAAGAAGGAAAGCTCGACGGTGCTTTCTTTATTGAAATTCCACCAAGTGAATTGGATGGAAGAAAGAATGAAATAAAACTTCAAATAATGAATGGTGACCAGATAATTGACGAGGTATCGACCAATTTTATGGGGCCAGCTAAAAAGCGTAATTAA
- a CDS encoding FixH family protein, which yields MKVHWGKSVVVVFVIFGVFIISMVIKMFQVPVNMVSKQYYAEEQLYEVQQRQKDNIKLLSAEPIITLNKADGNIDFILPQDIQDIEGNIRFFRPSDSRLDFNAPLKLNEANAQAIDASRMVKGRWIIKLTFTSKGVDYLYEKSLVI from the coding sequence ATGAAAGTACATTGGGGGAAAAGTGTTGTAGTAGTATTTGTTATTTTTGGTGTATTTATTATTTCAATGGTCATCAAAATGTTTCAAGTACCGGTAAATATGGTTTCCAAACAATATTATGCCGAGGAACAATTGTATGAGGTGCAGCAACGACAAAAAGACAATATCAAGTTGTTGTCTGCTGAGCCAATCATCACATTAAATAAGGCAGATGGTAATATCGATTTCATTTTGCCACAGGATATTCAAGATATAGAAGGGAACATTCGTTTCTTTCGTCCATCAGATAGTCGTTTAGACTTTAATGCACCATTAAAATTAAACGAGGCTAATGCACAAGCGATTGATGCTAGCCGTATGGTGAAAGGACGTTGGATCATCAAATTAACCTTCACTTCTAAAGGTGTAGACTACCTATATGAAAAGTCTTTGGTCATTTAA
- a CDS encoding endonuclease/exonuclease/phosphatase family protein: MNISSQKEADFSVMSYNVSVFNTYQYLNQDYKESKGMIDWILKDDTDIYCFQEYYNCDTLLKKSNPDSLFQLNRKLTDIKKLHVYAPPFLTNHIGATFGLGIASKFPIIDQGYLKFNKKVSGVTNGIIWVDVVNDSSDTLRIVNFHLQSLAIDNGNKTNESFIEKGINIFKKVYHSSLKREEQVAQLNSLIKNCKYPYILCGDANSLPYSNAYFNLKKYTKDSHFTGDYGWSFTHRDLPIRIDYTFFDHQRLENTHTEVLKSNTYSDHLPLKSYFKWVSE; this comes from the coding sequence ATGAATATTAGTTCACAAAAGGAAGCTGATTTCTCTGTAATGAGTTATAATGTCTCTGTTTTTAACACCTATCAGTATCTAAATCAAGATTATAAAGAATCGAAAGGAATGATTGACTGGATTCTAAAGGATGATACTGACATTTACTGTTTTCAGGAATATTATAATTGTGATACTTTATTAAAAAAGTCTAACCCTGACAGTTTATTTCAACTCAACCGTAAGCTAACTGATATCAAAAAACTACATGTTTATGCACCTCCTTTTCTTACCAATCATATAGGGGCCACTTTTGGTTTAGGGATCGCATCTAAGTTTCCAATTATCGACCAAGGGTACTTAAAGTTTAATAAAAAAGTGAGTGGAGTAACCAATGGAATTATATGGGTGGATGTTGTCAATGATTCATCAGACACTTTAAGAATTGTCAATTTCCATTTGCAATCCCTAGCTATTGATAACGGAAATAAGACCAACGAATCCTTTATTGAAAAGGGAATCAATATCTTTAAAAAAGTATATCATTCGTCATTAAAAAGAGAAGAGCAAGTAGCCCAATTAAATAGCTTGATAAAAAACTGCAAATACCCTTATATTTTATGTGGAGATGCCAACTCTTTACCATATAGTAATGCTTACTTTAACCTAAAAAAATATACGAAAGATTCTCATTTCACAGGAGATTACGGTTGGTCGTTTACGCACAGGGACTTACCTATTAGAATAGATTACACTTTTTTTGATCATCAAAGACTAGAAAACACCCATACAGAAGTACTTAAATCCAATACGTATTCTGATCATCTTCCTTTAAAAAGTTATTTTAAGTGGGTTTCTGAATAG
- the ccoN gene encoding cytochrome-c oxidase, cbb3-type subunit I, with amino-acid sequence MIDKEQQHKPETTSNLEHFSYDNVIVKNFAIATMFWGVAGMVVGLLVALQLANPIFNIGEQAWLTFGRLRPLHTNAVIFAFVGNGMFAGIYYSLPRLLKARMYSDLLGKIHFWGWQLIILSALITLPLGFTQGKEYAELEWPIDIAIAVIWVVFGLNMIMTMIKRRERHLYVAIWFYIATFVTVAVLHIVNSLALPLSLFNSYSVFAGVQDALVQWWYGHNAVAFFLTTPYLGLMYYFVPKAANRPVYSYRLSIIHFWSLIFIYIWAGPHHLLYTALPDWAQSLGTVFSVMLIAPSWGGMLNGLLTLRGVWDKVRTEPVLKFMVVALTAYGMATFEGPMLSFKNVNAITHYTDWTIAHVHVGALGWNGFLTFGMLYWLFPKMYRTKLHSLKLANVHFWLGTLGIVFYVIPMYWAGLTQSLMWKDFTPEGFLKYPNFLETVTQIIHMYELRAFGGLLYVVGALVAVYNYYMTAASGSLLKEEEASAPALQGGHKIKRWHEWIEARPIQMTIFSLIAISIGGLVEFLPTYFVKSNTPTISTVQPYTPLELKGRDIYIREGCYLCHSQMIRPFRSETERYGDYSKSGEFVYDHPFQWGSKRTGPDLARVGGKYPDSWHYNHMLDPGSMSPGSIMPSYPWLLDDDINVDDVPAQISLMRNLGVPYEEGYEDKAVADLDKQADEIVESLINDGSETDSRKEIVALIAYLQRLGIDAGKASSVPLK; translated from the coding sequence ATGATCGACAAAGAACAGCAACACAAACCGGAGACGACGAGCAATCTTGAGCATTTCTCGTACGATAACGTGATTGTAAAGAATTTCGCAATCGCGACAATGTTTTGGGGGGTAGCCGGTATGGTAGTGGGACTTTTAGTAGCATTACAACTCGCAAACCCTATCTTTAATATAGGCGAACAAGCCTGGTTAACATTTGGTAGACTTAGACCGCTTCATACAAATGCAGTTATCTTCGCTTTCGTAGGTAACGGTATGTTTGCAGGTATCTATTACTCATTACCTCGATTGTTAAAAGCTAGAATGTACAGCGACCTACTTGGTAAGATACATTTCTGGGGATGGCAATTGATTATTCTTTCCGCTTTAATTACTCTTCCTTTAGGTTTTACTCAAGGTAAAGAATATGCAGAATTAGAATGGCCAATTGATATTGCAATTGCAGTAATCTGGGTAGTATTTGGTTTAAATATGATCATGACGATGATCAAACGTCGTGAACGCCACTTATACGTAGCAATTTGGTTCTACATTGCCACTTTCGTTACTGTAGCGGTACTTCATATTGTAAACTCTTTAGCTTTACCTTTATCGTTATTCAACTCTTACTCTGTGTTTGCAGGTGTACAAGACGCCTTAGTTCAGTGGTGGTATGGTCACAATGCAGTAGCATTCTTCTTAACTACTCCTTACTTAGGTTTAATGTACTACTTCGTTCCTAAAGCAGCGAATCGTCCGGTATACTCATATAGATTATCGATTATCCACTTCTGGTCATTAATCTTTATCTACATTTGGGCAGGTCCTCACCACTTATTATATACTGCATTACCCGACTGGGCACAATCATTAGGTACTGTATTCTCAGTAATGTTGATTGCTCCATCATGGGGTGGTATGTTGAACGGTCTATTGACACTTAGAGGTGTTTGGGACAAAGTGCGTACAGAACCAGTATTGAAGTTTATGGTAGTAGCACTTACTGCTTATGGTATGGCTACTTTTGAAGGTCCAATGTTGTCTTTCAAAAACGTAAACGCAATTACTCACTATACTGACTGGACAATTGCTCACGTTCACGTTGGTGCATTAGGATGGAACGGTTTCTTAACATTCGGTATGTTATACTGGTTGTTCCCGAAAATGTACAGAACAAAATTACACTCGCTTAAATTGGCGAACGTTCACTTCTGGTTAGGTACATTAGGTATTGTATTCTATGTAATTCCAATGTATTGGGCAGGTCTTACACAGTCATTAATGTGGAAAGACTTTACTCCAGAAGGATTCTTGAAGTATCCTAACTTCTTAGAAACAGTTACACAAATTATCCACATGTATGAGCTTAGAGCTTTTGGTGGTCTATTGTATGTTGTTGGTGCTTTAGTAGCCGTTTACAACTACTACATGACTGCTGCTTCTGGTTCTTTATTGAAAGAAGAAGAAGCTTCTGCTCCAGCATTACAAGGTGGTCATAAGATAAAAAGATGGCACGAATGGATCGAGGCTCGTCCAATTCAAATGACGATCTTCTCATTAATTGCTATCTCAATTGGTGGTTTGGTAGAATTCTTACCTACGTATTTTGTGAAATCAAATACACCAACGATCTCTACTGTTCAACCTTACACCCCACTAGAATTAAAAGGTCGTGATATCTATATCCGTGAAGGATGTTACTTATGTCACTCTCAAATGATTCGTCCTTTCCGTTCGGAAACTGAACGTTATGGCGATTATTCTAAGTCTGGTGAGTTTGTTTATGATCATCCATTCCAATGGGGATCGAAACGTACTGGTCCAGATTTAGCAAGAGTTGGTGGTAAGTATCCAGATTCATGGCACTACAACCACATGTTAGATCCAGGTTCAATGTCACCAGGTTCTATCATGCCATCTTACCCTTGGTTATTGGACGACGACATCAATGTTGATGATGTTCCTGCTCAAATCTCATTAATGAGAAACTTGGGTGTTCCATACGAAGAAGGTTATGAGGACAAAGCAGTGGCAGACCTTGATAAGCAAGCTGACGAAATCGTTGAAAGCTTAATCAATGACGGTTCTGAAACTGATTCTAGAAAAGAAATCGTAGCACTAATTGCTTACCTACAAAGATTAGGTATCGACGCTGGTAAAGCATCAAGTGTTCCTTTAAAATAA
- a CDS encoding cbb3-type cytochrome c oxidase N-terminal domain-containing protein — MKSANKKIMAMVLMALTGHSAFAAGDQLIYGVDNFDTLLFILVTILGLLFIAIMIVALGLLYVVRQSLQSMPKTEEELAFEKAGETGWWQFFWQKLQGAKPMALEKDILMDHNYDGIQELDNDLPPWWKAMFYICILSGFVYLGVYHWWAESDAEPVSIAEYHQTMEDAEAAKKAYLATMANSIDETNVAVSTDAGDLSAGKKVFDGNCKACHGGAGEGGVGPNLTDEYWLHGGDVASIFKTIKYGVTEKGMLAWESKLTPQQMSQVSSYILSLQGTNPPNAKAPQGDKVAAE; from the coding sequence ATGAAATCTGCAAATAAAAAAATAATGGCGATGGTACTGATGGCACTTACAGGTCATTCAGCATTCGCTGCCGGAGATCAACTGATCTACGGTGTGGATAATTTCGATACATTGTTGTTTATTCTAGTAACCATCTTAGGATTACTTTTCATTGCAATAATGATCGTTGCTTTAGGTTTACTTTATGTTGTAAGACAAAGCTTACAATCAATGCCTAAAACAGAAGAAGAATTAGCATTCGAAAAAGCTGGAGAAACTGGCTGGTGGCAATTCTTCTGGCAAAAGCTTCAAGGTGCCAAGCCAATGGCATTGGAAAAAGATATCTTAATGGACCACAATTACGATGGTATCCAAGAATTAGATAACGATCTTCCACCTTGGTGGAAAGCAATGTTCTACATCTGTATCTTGAGTGGTTTTGTTTATTTAGGTGTTTATCACTGGTGGGCAGAGTCGGATGCAGAACCTGTATCTATTGCAGAATATCACCAAACAATGGAAGATGCAGAAGCAGCTAAGAAAGCCTACTTAGCAACTATGGCAAATTCAATTGATGAAACTAACGTTGCCGTTTCTACTGATGCTGGCGATTTATCAGCTGGTAAAAAAGTATTTGATGGTAACTGTAAAGCTTGTCACGGTGGTGCCGGTGAGGGTGGTGTAGGTCCAAACCTAACTGACGAATACTGGTTGCACGGTGGTGATGTTGCAAGTATTTTCAAAACAATTAAATACGGTGTGACGGAGAAAGGTATGTTGGCTTGGGAATCTAAGTTGACTCCTCAACAAATGTCGCAAGTATCTAGTTATATTTTGAGCTTACAAGGAACTAACCCTCCGAACGCTAAAGCACCTCAAGGTGATAAAGTAGCTGCAGAATAA
- the ccoS gene encoding cbb3-type cytochrome oxidase assembly protein CcoS: MSAIIVLIGISLVVALIFLGVFIWSVKSNQYEDTYTPSIRILFEDDDRQRTATQTGDDEQS; encoded by the coding sequence ATGAGTGCAATCATAGTATTGATAGGAATTAGTCTGGTAGTCGCCTTAATCTTTTTAGGTGTGTTTATCTGGTCTGTAAAGTCCAATCAGTACGAAGATACTTACACTCCAAGCATCCGAATATTATTCGAAGACGATGATCGACAAAGAACAGCAACACAAACCGGAGACGACGAGCAATCTTGA
- a CDS encoding dipeptidyl-peptidase 3 family protein, translated as MKKTILIAGLAMGATLFSGCSQEQKKEEKKVVTVPKVSNLVDYTDFTLTSDIKHLDKNQRLMIKKMIEVSKIMDNLFWKQAYGDKESFISSLKTDELKRYAEVNYGPWDRLQDNKPFIDGISKKPIGANFYPQDMTKEEFNALSNQDKNSLYTVIRRDVRGELKVVPYSKEYRIELEKASSLLMECSDLAKDPGLKKYLKLRANAFLSNDYLASDMAWMDMKENPIDFVVGPIENYEDKLFGYKTSFEAYVLIKDMEWSKKLAKFASFLPELQKGLPCERKYKIETPGTDSQLNAYDVVYYAGDCNAGSKTIAINLPNDERVQEQKGSRRLQLKNAMRAKYEKILVPISEVLIDPSQRKHITFDAFFANTMFHEVAHGLGIKETINGKGTVRKALKEHASALEEGKADILGLYMVSQLHKKGEIKGNMKDYYTTFLAGIFRSVRFGAASAHGVANMIRFNFFKEHGAFEYDEASGFYKVNYPKMEQAMNDLSAIILKLQGDGDYEGVSKLVQEKGKITLDLQKDLDKIDDANIPTDVIFNQGVEVLGL; from the coding sequence ATGAAAAAAACAATCCTGATAGCAGGTTTGGCCATGGGAGCTACATTGTTTAGTGGATGTTCCCAAGAACAAAAGAAAGAAGAGAAAAAAGTAGTTACCGTTCCAAAGGTGAGCAATTTGGTAGATTATACGGACTTCACACTTACTTCAGACATCAAGCATTTAGATAAAAACCAGCGTTTGATGATCAAAAAAATGATCGAGGTAAGTAAGATTATGGATAACCTTTTCTGGAAACAGGCTTACGGCGATAAAGAATCATTTATTTCATCTTTAAAAACTGATGAATTAAAAAGATATGCTGAGGTAAACTACGGTCCATGGGATAGGCTTCAAGATAATAAACCATTTATTGATGGTATCTCTAAGAAACCAATTGGAGCGAATTTCTATCCTCAAGATATGACCAAGGAGGAGTTCAACGCACTTAGTAATCAAGATAAAAATAGTCTATATACTGTTATTAGAAGGGATGTTAGAGGCGAACTAAAAGTAGTACCTTACTCGAAGGAGTATAGAATCGAATTAGAAAAAGCGTCTAGCCTTTTAATGGAATGTTCTGATTTAGCGAAAGACCCTGGTTTAAAGAAATACCTTAAATTAAGAGCAAACGCTTTCTTATCGAACGATTACCTTGCTTCTGATATGGCTTGGATGGACATGAAAGAAAATCCAATCGATTTTGTGGTGGGTCCTATCGAAAACTACGAAGACAAATTATTTGGTTATAAAACCTCTTTTGAAGCTTATGTCTTAATCAAAGATATGGAGTGGTCGAAGAAATTAGCAAAATTTGCTTCTTTCCTACCTGAACTTCAAAAAGGACTTCCTTGTGAGCGTAAATACAAAATCGAAACTCCAGGTACCGACTCTCAGTTAAACGCCTACGATGTGGTGTACTATGCTGGTGATTGTAATGCTGGTTCAAAAACAATTGCGATCAACCTTCCTAATGACGAAAGAGTGCAGGAACAAAAAGGGTCAAGAAGATTGCAATTGAAAAACGCCATGCGTGCGAAGTACGAAAAAATTCTAGTTCCTATTTCAGAAGTATTGATCGATCCTTCTCAAAGAAAACACATTACTTTCGATGCATTCTTTGCTAACACTATGTTCCATGAAGTGGCACACGGGTTGGGTATCAAAGAAACAATTAATGGAAAAGGTACTGTAAGAAAAGCGCTAAAAGAACATGCTTCAGCTTTAGAAGAAGGAAAAGCAGATATCTTGGGTCTATACATGGTTTCTCAACTTCATAAAAAAGGAGAAATTAAAGGTAACATGAAAGACTACTACACTACTTTCCTTGCTGGTATCTTCCGTTCGGTACGTTTTGGTGCAGCATCAGCACACGGTGTAGCAAACATGATCCGTTTCAATTTCTTTAAAGAACATGGTGCTTTTGAATACGACGAAGCTTCGGGATTCTATAAAGTGAATTATCCTAAAATGGAACAAGCAATGAACGACCTTTCTGCAATCATTCTAAAACTTCAAGGTGATGGTGATTACGAAGGTGTTTCTAAACTTGTACAAGAAAAAGGTAAGATTACACTAGATCTTCAGAAAGATCTTGATAAGATTGATGATGCAAACATCCCTACTGATGTCATCTTCAACCAAGGTGTAGAAGTTTTAGGACTATAA